In Nilaparvata lugens isolate BPH chromosome 5, ASM1435652v1, whole genome shotgun sequence, the following proteins share a genomic window:
- the LOC120351474 gene encoding uncharacterized protein LOC120351474 yields MEHSREHRVGGVSSRAIRHRISFENVAPDIENVLQNSKTRVFEIIREHAARFEGNVKWFLVLNVLLYKMVVLESEESEAVSSIVNLHSYSAIGMNVLESYDELNEQFMLAVRKILSSFDNFVRFGSGWVLKKIDSLDVNVIRYNPMYTSSYIQTPHFIKNKKCVINIKNFSDKKCFLWSVLAYFHQKPNNSHLTVKYLSKFAHRLNTRGVNFPTTDRDIKKFEILNTDIAIHVIAYDNKKFFPYRTSIFRTRKYQINLLMLKGDAGKTHFCLINTANGKNGLSRLLSHLSKAKAQVDVCNFCFHRFTSDKRVNRDGKANLMRHLELCSKFQSQRTSYPKRGETIKFRKLGSTLKKKYTIYADLETFVVNMDDNESEDVPITRSYTKKTARHIPCGYCFVVIDVNGDIAYGPVLYRSSNINEKIMEKFLKEIIEVGDLLSADIKCEIPMEHLSERQQREFQNADKCGLCDEVFTETDTKVRHHAHENGKFLCAAHVSCNLNTRTDDTISCYFHNFSGFDSHFILKALGKCKKEISCIANTSERFLTLTVGKIKFLDSYKFMNESLEVLVRNLVDSTDMESKFKRLFSVFNDPDLEQRQLLLKKGVYPYSYISCPEKFAETSLPPIECFYNDLNDTPLSPKEYEHAQRVFSTFKLKSLGEYHDFYLCLDVMLLVEVFEEMRSTLFRSYGLDVTHFLSLAHYTWNCMLKFTRVELQLISDPDIHLLFESGMRGGVSFIGKRYCEANNKHIPDTYDPTKPSNYLLYIDCNSLYAHSMNQFLPYGNFKFLSEEEIHALDFTNLESESETGYVIECDLKYPQELHDMHANFPLAPLHQIPPSELFSEYQTNENGQTLTKKLMNTLFDRERYIVHYMNLKLYLQLGLQLTKVHRVISFSQSPWLKNYIEFNTCNRQAAKNKFEVSFFKQMSNLCYGKSIEGNRDKCNVQIITDVKRLDKYISNPLCKRWQIISSDVIAVFSRKLELKMNKPIYSGFCILDLSKLHMYDFFYCKLQKIIPWQRIQLCMTDTDSFLLSLETPDVYQLIRENLELFDTSNYPAEHECFSNERNKVVGKFKDEAASFPLKSFLGLRAKLYSYLVNNEKEETVNKCVAKGVKTHVKNRKLSFDLYKKCLIERCQHIEKCNMLRSFNHNMHQIECAKVCLSPFDDKRFIAENGIDTLPFGHYKIAN; encoded by the coding sequence ATGGAGCATAGCAGAGAACACAGAGTTGGAGGGGTGAGTTCGCGAGCAATTCGCCATCGCATTTCCTTCGAAAACGTAGCacctgacattgaaaatgtgcttcaaaACTCGAAAACTCGTGTTTTCGAGATAATAAGAGAACATGCTGCACGTTTCGAAGGAAATGTCAAATGGTTTttagtattaaatgtattattgtataagatggtAGTTTTAGAATCAGAGGAATCCGAAGCTGTTTCATCCATTGTGAATCTTCATAGCTACTCGGCCATAGGCATGAATGTCTTGGAGAGTTATGacgaattgaatgaacaatttatgttagcagttaggaaaattttaagttcattcgataactttgttcgatttgggagtgggtgggtgttgaagaagattgactcgcttgatgtaaatgtgattagatataatccaatgtacacaagcagttatattcaaacaccccaCTTCATCAAGAATAAGAAATGTGTTATCAATATCAAAAATTTTtctgataaaaagtgttttctgtggagTGTTCTAGCCTATTTTCACCAGAAACCGAATAACAGTCACTTAACGgtgaaatatttgagcaaatttgctcacaggctgaacactcgcGGAGTTAATTTCCCAACCACCGATCGCgacataaagaaatttgaaattctcaatacagacATCGCAATTCATGTTATCGCCTATgataacaaaaagtttttcccctatcgaacaagcatattccgtacgcgtaaataccaaattaatcttttaatgttgaaaggcgatgcaggaaaaactcatttttgtttaattaacaccgcgaacgggaaaaacggattGTCGCGTCTTCTTTCTCACCTTTCGAAAGCTAAAGCACAAGTAGATGTttgcaatttctgttttcacagatTTACATCAGACAAAAGAGTAAACCGGgatgggaaagcaaatttgatgagacatctagagctttgttcaaagttcCAGTCTCAGAGAACTTCATACCCAAAACGTGGTGAGACAATCAAATTTAGAAAACTCGGTTCgactttgaagaaaaagtatacaatctacgcggatttggaaacatttgttgtgaatatggaTGATAATGAATCTGAGGATGTACCTATTACCAGaagttacaccaagaaaacggcgcgtcatattccatgcgggtattgtttcgttgtaatTGATGTGAATGGGGATATCGCGTACGGGCCAGTACTCTATAGATcgagtaatatcaatgaaaagatcatggagaaatttctcaaggaaataatCGAAGTGGGCGATTTATTGAGTGcagatataaaatgtgaaattccgatGGAGCATTTAAGTGAACGTCAGCAACGCGAATTTCAAAACGCTGATAAGTGCGGCCTTTGCGATGAAGTTTTTACCGAAACAGACACAAAGGTACGCCATCAtgcacatgaaaatggaaagtttttgtgtgctgctcatgtgtcgtgtaatttaaatactcgaactgacgatacgattagctgttacttccataattttagtggatttgacagtcattttattctaaaagctctcggaaaatgtaaaaaagaaatttcctgtatcgccaatacatcagaaagatttttgacattgacagtgggaaaaatcaagtttttagattcatataaatttatgaatgaatctttagaagtattagtgcgcaacttggtagatagtacagatatggaatcgaagttcaaacgactgttttcagtatttaatgaccccGATCTCGAACAAAGGCaactattgttgaaaaaaggagtatatccctattcgtacatatcttgccctgaaaaattcgctgagacttctctccctccgatagaatgtttttataatgatcttaacgatacacccctctcccccaaagaatatgagcatgcacaaagagtgttctcaacattcaagttgaaatctctcggcgagtatcatgatttctatctgtgcctagacgtcatgctattagttgaggttttcgaagaaatgaggtcaacgctttttaggtcatatggcctcgatgtgactcattttctttcgcttgctcattacacttggaattgtatgttaaagTTCACCCGGGTTGAACTCCAATTGATTAGCGATCCTGATATACATCTATTGTTTGAATCAGGAATGCGCGGTGGTGTTTCGTTTATTGGCAAGCGTTATTGCGaagccaataacaaacacatccctgacacatacgatcccacaaaaccaagtaactatttgctttatatagattgtaattctttgtatgcgcactctatgaatcaattcttaccttatggaaatttcaagttcctctcagaggaagaaatccatgctcttgactttacaaatttggagagtgaatcagaaactggttatgtaattgaatgtgatctcaagtacccacaGGAGTTACATGATATGCATGCCAATTTCCCCCTCGCCCCCCTTCATCAAATTCCTCCTAGTGAATTGTTCTCCGAGTACCAAaccaatgagaacggtcaaactctgactaaaaaactcatgaacacgctttttgatcgagagaggtacattgttcattacatgaatttgaaactgtaccTTCAACTCGGATTGCAATTAACAAAGGTACATCgagtcattagcttttcccaatcgccttggttgaagaactacattgagttcaatacctgtaataggcaagccgcgaaaaataaatttgaagtgtcCTTCTTTAAACAGATGAGTAACTTATGCTATGGAAAATCGATAGAGGGAAATCGAGATAaatgtaatgttcaaattatcacagacgtcaagcgtctagataagtacatttcaaatcccctatgtaaacgctggcagatAATAAGCTCGGATGTGATTGCGGTTTTCTCGcgaaagttggaactaaaaatgaataagccaatctattcaggtttctgcattctggatttgagtaaactgcacatgtatgattttttctattgtaaattgcaaaaaatcataccatggcaacgcatccagctctgtatgactgatacagatAGCTTCCTCTTATCATTGGAGACACCCGACGTCTACCAACTGATAAGAGAAAATCTAGAATTGTTTGACACTTCAAATTACCCAGCTGAGCACGAATGCTTCtccaatgagaggaataaagttgtagggaaatttaaggatgaggcagcttcatttcctttaaaatcttttctgggattacgggcgaaattatattcatatcttgtaaataatgagaaggaggaaactgtaaataagtgtgtggcaaaaggtgtgaagacacatgtgaaaaatagaaaacttagttTTGACTTGTATAAAAAATGCTTGATTGAACGATgccaacatatagaaaaatgtaatatgttgagatccttcaatcataacatgcatcaaattgaatgcGCAAAGGTTTGTTTAAGCCCGTTCGATGACAAACGCTTTATTGcagagaacggaatcgatacattaccattcggtcactacaaaatagcaaactga